A single Pedobacter sp. PACM 27299 DNA region contains:
- a CDS encoding SusC/RagA family TonB-linked outer membrane protein translates to MNKNLPCYYYFYGLLFKVCLCFVCIVSLSGFAQSKDKVYSFKWKQATLLTAFKQIEKEANVHFSYNPLDLDESAKINLTADKWKINQVLDAISQQIDIRYQINGETIMVRSNKDKPSARREFNLTGKVTDTGNSPMPGVAVSNKATGKNTMTNGDGLFTIAASKGDVVHFKMIGFQLVSITANDLDKNVNVVLKEEVTELREAVVTALGIKREERSLGYAVSQVDGEELKKARETNVINSLAGKVPGLIINSTAGGPAGSSRVIIRGNTSITGNNQPLYVVDGIPMDNSNYGQAGGKDNPGGVDFGDAISAINPDDVDKISILKGPSASALYGSRAANGVVLITMKKGKGDKGLGIEFNSTSTLENQLTTFDGYQTQYGQGNNQLLNLTPDQARTSLRQNFGPKIDPGLMTASFDGIDRPYALVKDNISNFFRTGSTFTNTISFSNSNDISSFRLSASDLRNNDIVPESKMRRNSFTFNGTSKFGAKLTMEARAFYMNENVNNRPALADDASNIGNSFIGLANTLDQSMFKNAYKTATGDYLEWGGGVYNINPYWIINEMKNTTSKNRFMGSIQLNYNILDWLNLQGRVATDQMDMDYQKFAPPSTPRSITGQLDLLDRNFTTTEADVLLTAQKQVTKDLHLSARLGGSISRVSNKGEAMTFTNMTVRDVVTPNSFADKSIIPTHYRKHLNSVYGLLSAGYKSYLYLDASVRQDASSTLPVQNNSYTYPSVATSFVFSDAFKIDNSILSFGKLRLSAAEVGNDTDPYQLDLYYGLNPLSFNGGSQGGISGDILPNKNLKPTRTRSYEMGTELRFLGNRIGLDVTLYTQKSRDQINKVPAPISSGFAYQIVNAGVISNKGVEVMLNTKPIVGKDFNWDLSVNFARNVNQVESLADGIPYLSLSDARWLGVSIVAMPGAAYGSILAYKEQRDPNGNVILDPEKSLTPKRNTYREVIGKGTYSWTGGMSSVMNYKNFGLNFVVDVKQGADLFSMTNLFAAVRGSLNTTLEGREEWIKSEEERLTAGKTFAQWTADGKVRGYVPKGVVKTGTDENPIYVENTQAVDPALYWGYVYPSDSGVGKPYVYDATYVKMREITLSYRVPASFSSRLGLKDIQVAVVSRNPFIIYKNVPNVDPDSNYSNGNGQGLEYGSLPTRRSWGFNLNFRF, encoded by the coding sequence ATGAACAAAAACTTACCATGTTATTACTATTTCTATGGGCTTTTATTTAAAGTATGCCTGTGTTTTGTATGCATCGTTTCCTTATCAGGATTTGCACAATCGAAAGATAAAGTCTATTCCTTTAAATGGAAACAAGCCACCTTATTAACCGCTTTTAAGCAGATCGAGAAAGAAGCAAATGTGCATTTTTCTTACAATCCTCTGGATCTGGATGAGAGTGCTAAAATTAACCTGACCGCTGATAAATGGAAGATCAATCAGGTACTCGATGCGATTTCTCAGCAGATCGATATTCGCTATCAGATCAATGGGGAAACCATTATGGTACGGTCAAATAAAGACAAGCCCAGCGCAAGAAGGGAATTTAACCTGACTGGAAAAGTAACCGATACGGGAAATAGCCCAATGCCGGGTGTAGCCGTCTCGAATAAAGCGACCGGAAAAAACACGATGACCAATGGTGATGGGTTATTTACTATTGCCGCAAGTAAAGGAGATGTGGTTCATTTTAAAATGATTGGCTTCCAACTGGTGAGCATTACGGCAAATGACCTTGATAAAAATGTCAATGTGGTGCTGAAAGAAGAAGTGACGGAACTTCGGGAAGCAGTAGTCACCGCATTGGGAATCAAAAGAGAAGAACGTTCTCTGGGTTATGCAGTATCACAAGTGGATGGCGAAGAACTTAAAAAAGCCCGTGAAACCAATGTGATCAATTCATTGGCAGGTAAAGTGCCCGGTCTGATCATCAATAGTACCGCTGGTGGACCTGCAGGTTCCTCCCGTGTCATCATCAGGGGAAATACCAGCATCACCGGAAATAACCAGCCTTTATATGTCGTAGACGGAATCCCGATGGACAATTCCAATTACGGACAAGCAGGTGGAAAAGACAATCCCGGAGGTGTAGATTTTGGAGATGCCATCTCGGCAATCAACCCGGATGATGTAGATAAGATCAGTATTCTGAAAGGCCCTTCCGCTTCCGCATTATACGGTTCCAGAGCCGCAAATGGCGTTGTCCTGATCACCATGAAAAAGGGAAAAGGAGACAAAGGACTGGGGATAGAATTTAACAGCACCTCCACATTGGAAAATCAGCTGACTACTTTTGATGGGTATCAAACGCAATACGGACAGGGAAATAACCAATTACTGAATTTGACACCTGACCAGGCGAGAACGAGTTTACGCCAGAACTTCGGGCCTAAAATTGATCCCGGATTGATGACTGCCTCTTTTGATGGCATCGATAGGCCTTATGCACTGGTAAAAGATAACATCAGTAATTTCTTCAGAACAGGATCAACTTTTACCAATACCATTTCCTTTTCGAACTCCAATGACATTTCCTCTTTCCGCCTATCGGCCTCCGATTTGAGAAATAATGATATTGTGCCGGAGTCTAAAATGAGAAGGAACTCCTTCACCTTTAACGGAACTTCAAAATTCGGAGCTAAACTGACGATGGAAGCCAGGGCATTCTATATGAATGAGAATGTGAACAATAGGCCGGCATTGGCAGATGATGCCTCTAATATCGGAAACAGTTTTATCGGATTGGCAAATACCCTCGACCAAAGTATGTTTAAAAATGCCTATAAAACGGCAACTGGTGATTACCTGGAATGGGGAGGTGGCGTATACAACATCAATCCTTACTGGATCATCAACGAAATGAAAAATACCACCAGTAAAAACAGGTTCATGGGCTCCATCCAATTGAATTATAATATCCTGGATTGGTTAAATTTACAAGGAAGGGTGGCCACGGATCAAATGGACATGGACTATCAAAAGTTTGCTCCACCAAGCACACCAAGAAGTATCACCGGTCAGCTGGATTTGTTAGACCGTAACTTTACCACCACTGAAGCCGATGTTCTATTGACGGCCCAAAAACAGGTGACCAAAGATTTACACCTGTCTGCCAGATTAGGTGGAAGTATTTCCAGGGTCAGCAATAAAGGGGAGGCCATGACTTTCACTAATATGACAGTGAGAGATGTGGTGACACCAAATAGTTTTGCCGATAAGTCCATCATCCCTACTCATTACAGAAAACACCTGAATTCGGTATACGGTTTATTGAGTGCAGGCTATAAGAGTTACTTATACCTGGATGCAAGTGTGCGCCAGGATGCTTCTTCCACTTTACCAGTGCAGAACAACAGCTATACGTATCCATCAGTAGCCACCAGTTTCGTGTTTTCTGATGCTTTTAAAATCGACAACAGCATTCTTTCTTTCGGTAAATTAAGGTTATCCGCAGCAGAGGTAGGTAATGATACCGATCCTTATCAGCTGGATCTGTACTATGGACTGAACCCATTGTCTTTCAATGGCGGTTCACAAGGTGGGATCTCGGGGGATATCCTGCCCAATAAAAACCTGAAACCTACCCGCACCCGTTCTTATGAGATGGGTACAGAACTCCGGTTCTTAGGCAATAGAATCGGCCTAGATGTGACTTTATATACACAGAAATCAAGAGACCAGATCAATAAAGTGCCTGCACCAATATCTTCCGGCTTTGCCTATCAGATTGTCAATGCCGGGGTGATCTCCAATAAAGGAGTGGAAGTGATGCTGAATACGAAACCGATTGTTGGTAAAGATTTTAACTGGGACTTGAGTGTCAATTTTGCCAGAAATGTGAATCAGGTAGAATCACTGGCAGATGGAATTCCTTACCTCAGTCTTTCGGATGCCCGATGGCTGGGCGTATCTATTGTAGCGATGCCAGGTGCAGCGTACGGCTCTATCCTCGCCTATAAAGAGCAAAGAGATCCAAATGGCAATGTGATTTTAGATCCTGAAAAATCCTTGACGCCAAAAAGAAATACCTACCGTGAAGTAATTGGAAAGGGAACTTACAGCTGGACAGGCGGGATGTCCAGTGTGATGAATTATAAAAACTTCGGCTTAAACTTCGTAGTCGATGTAAAACAAGGGGCCGATCTTTTCTCTATGACCAATCTGTTTGCTGCGGTTAGGGGCAGCCTAAATACCACACTTGAAGGTAGAGAAGAATGGATTAAGTCGGAAGAGGAAAGATTAACGGCCGGAAAAACCTTTGCCCAATGGACCGCAGATGGTAAGGTGAGGGGATATGTACCAAAAGGAGTCGTAAAAACAGGGACGGACGAAAACCCAATATATGTAGAGAATACACAGGCCGTAGATCCTGCCCTGTACTGGGGATATGTCTATCCTAGCGATAGTGGTGTTGGAAAGCCTTACGTATACGATGCGACGTATGTAAAGATGAGAGAAATTACCCTAAGCTATAGAGTGCCTGCATCCTTTTCTTCCAGACTCGGACTAAAAGATATTCAGGTAGCCGTAGTAAGCAGAAATCCATTCATCATTTATAAAAACGTACCCAATGTAGACCCGGATTCTAATTACAGCAATGGAAACGGCCAGGGGCTCGAATATGGATCCCTGCCAACAAGAAGAAGTTGGGGCTTTAACCTAAACTTCAGATTTTAA
- a CDS encoding FecR family protein produces the protein MKYAAYAVEDFLTEDTFLDYCLGNDQEAVLYWEHIKNTYPELEERILKARTLFFLLAVKVDPLEKEQELNKLKMVIDQLEETAGTAIPSPMQEMENPQPIRRKLWFQTKISWISVAAAIVIAIGTYAMLDKKEYGTTIPTLAASNQSITIKTAYNERKTITLSDGSKVTINGLTELKLDPNYNHDNRILWLSGEAFFEVAKDREKPFIVITGKTATTALGTSFKINNYSRRNETSVMLNTGKVSVGKILNQQVKEELILSPGEQVDISADADKLVKTTFNRQKIDDWNNRNLVFSKASLQEIKSLLKETYGIEITAKNEPKNPIAFTGKFYGKSLKEVLSAIGFSNHFTYVIIGDRVELSFVE, from the coding sequence ATGAAATACGCCGCTTACGCTGTAGAAGACTTTTTAACTGAAGATACTTTCCTGGACTATTGTTTAGGAAATGACCAGGAAGCGGTGTTGTACTGGGAGCACATCAAAAATACCTACCCGGAATTAGAAGAACGCATCCTCAAAGCAAGAACACTATTTTTCTTACTGGCCGTAAAAGTAGATCCTTTAGAAAAAGAACAGGAACTGAATAAGCTGAAAATGGTGATCGATCAACTGGAAGAAACAGCAGGAACCGCAATCCCATCGCCTATGCAGGAAATGGAAAACCCACAGCCAATCAGAAGAAAACTCTGGTTCCAAACTAAAATCTCCTGGATATCGGTGGCTGCAGCCATTGTAATTGCCATCGGTACTTATGCCATGCTGGATAAAAAAGAATATGGAACCACTATTCCTACGCTCGCAGCCAGCAACCAGAGCATCACAATTAAAACCGCCTATAACGAACGTAAAACCATCACTCTAAGCGATGGCAGTAAAGTCACCATCAACGGATTGACCGAGTTAAAGCTGGATCCCAATTATAATCATGACAACCGGATCCTCTGGTTAAGTGGAGAAGCCTTTTTTGAAGTCGCCAAAGACAGAGAAAAACCCTTCATCGTGATCACTGGAAAAACCGCTACGACGGCACTCGGTACTTCTTTTAAAATCAATAACTACAGCAGAAGAAATGAAACTTCTGTGATGCTGAATACCGGAAAAGTAAGTGTGGGTAAAATCCTGAATCAACAGGTAAAAGAAGAACTGATCTTGTCGCCGGGTGAACAGGTAGACATCAGCGCTGATGCGGATAAATTAGTGAAGACGACGTTTAACCGCCAGAAGATCGACGACTGGAACAACCGCAATCTTGTCTTCTCCAAAGCTTCTCTTCAAGAGATCAAGTCCCTGCTAAAAGAAACTTACGGGATAGAAATTACGGCTAAAAACGAACCTAAAAACCCGATTGCCTTTACCGGGAAATTTTATGGGAAAAGCCTTAAGGAAGTACTTAGTGCCATTGGGTTCTCTAACCATTTTACCTATGTCATTATTGGAGATCGCGTAGAACTCAGCTTCGTAGAATAA
- a CDS encoding sensor histidine kinase, with protein sequence MSVIPTMRLRTKYLLFVCMIHAIALFLSYFVFEKNKGYFLLSEVLILISILISWQLYNQMIRPLNLLVQGADAISDRDFNIKFVKTGTLEMDQLIEVYNQMIDQLRKERTLQQQQHFFLDKLIDHSPVGIIILDHDNRIQMVNPVAKKILQAIPMEGWFLKDIIHPILDEVRILLKEKKRSATLKGGVESYKIQVSEFVDQGFPRHFVIIQELTNELLIAEQQGYGKVIRMMAHEVNNTIGPVNSILDSALGMEKKRIASSSLGNALQVAIDRNHNLNIFMRNLADLVRLPEPEKTHMDLHELIYSVATLWTERARAQNISFEFNLYHVPLIIFADQLQLEQVLINIVKNAIEAIGAKPQGVITFITEHEPKRLRILDNGKGISAETAPYLFSPFFSTKADGQGIGLTLIKDVLLKHEFSFHLSDNEKTGAEFSINVS encoded by the coding sequence ATGAGCGTAATTCCAACGATGAGACTTCGGACTAAATACCTACTATTCGTGTGTATGATACATGCGATTGCCCTGTTTCTAAGCTATTTTGTGTTTGAAAAGAATAAGGGGTATTTCTTGTTATCAGAGGTGCTGATCTTGATTTCTATCTTGATTTCATGGCAGCTTTACAACCAGATGATCCGACCTTTAAATTTATTGGTTCAAGGAGCTGATGCGATTAGTGACCGGGATTTCAATATTAAATTTGTGAAAACCGGGACGCTTGAGATGGACCAGCTGATCGAAGTCTACAATCAGATGATCGATCAATTGAGAAAAGAAAGAACATTACAGCAGCAGCAGCACTTCTTTCTAGATAAGCTCATTGACCACTCTCCGGTGGGGATTATTATTCTGGATCATGACAATAGAATCCAGATGGTGAATCCGGTAGCTAAAAAAATCCTCCAGGCCATTCCAATGGAAGGCTGGTTTCTAAAAGATATCATCCACCCGATTCTTGACGAAGTTCGCATCCTATTAAAGGAAAAAAAACGCTCGGCAACACTAAAAGGAGGGGTAGAGTCGTATAAAATCCAAGTTTCCGAGTTTGTAGATCAGGGATTTCCCAGGCATTTTGTAATTATTCAGGAATTGACGAATGAACTCCTCATTGCAGAGCAGCAAGGTTATGGAAAGGTGATTCGCATGATGGCCCATGAGGTGAACAATACGATCGGACCGGTAAACTCTATTCTTGACTCTGCATTGGGAATGGAAAAGAAACGAATTGCCAGCAGCAGCCTCGGCAATGCGCTGCAGGTTGCGATAGACCGCAACCATAACCTGAACATTTTCATGCGGAATCTCGCAGACCTGGTTCGCCTGCCAGAGCCAGAAAAAACACACATGGATCTCCATGAATTGATTTATTCGGTGGCTACCTTATGGACGGAAAGGGCCAGAGCCCAAAACATCAGCTTTGAATTTAACCTCTATCATGTACCCTTGATCATCTTCGCAGACCAGCTGCAGCTCGAACAGGTACTGATCAATATTGTAAAAAATGCAATAGAAGCGATCGGTGCTAAGCCTCAGGGTGTCATTACTTTTATCACAGAGCATGAGCCAAAAAGACTGCGCATCCTCGACAATGGGAAAGGCATTTCAGCGGAAACTGCACCTTATCTATTCAGTCCATTTTTTAGTACCAAAGCGGATGGACAAGGCATTGGGCTCACTCTAATAAAGGATGTGCTCCTCAAACATGAATTCTCTTTTCATCTGTCTGATAATGAGAAAACAGGTGCCGAATTTTCTATAAACGTTTCATAA
- a CDS encoding sigma-54-dependent transcriptional regulator — MILIIDDDIAVRTSLMLLLEQRAYPVKSAANAAEGIAVLKNEGISLVILDLNFSIDTSGKEGMALLREIRALQPLLPVVLITGWASIDLAVQGMKLGANDFINKPWNNEHLLQSIKTLISLKDQEAQHQVQSHPISRKRLDKDYDFQSIVAADQQMLELLEIAGRVAETDASVLITGESGTGKELIAEALHQNSLRKNRAFIKVNLGGISTSLFESEMFGHVRGAFTDARNDRIGRFEMANKGTIFLDEIGDLDASSQVKLLRVLQDRSYEVLGSSRTKMVDVRVICATNKNLAEMVQKGTFREDLLYRINLITLKLPPLRDRAKDIPLLLTFMMDKLRQLYNRPDLQVSPVAIKWLQKLPLPGNIRQLKNMVERSVLVSRTNLLEIADFSSQLEQPPIVQVSKLPDVGAMTLEETEILMIKRALAFHQNRISKAALALGITRSALYRRLEKFNIPYDERNSNDETSD; from the coding sequence ATGATCCTGATAATTGATGATGATATAGCCGTTCGTACTTCACTGATGCTGTTGCTGGAGCAAAGAGCATATCCTGTTAAGTCCGCCGCAAATGCTGCGGAGGGGATTGCTGTGCTGAAAAATGAAGGTATATCTTTGGTGATTCTAGATCTTAACTTCTCAATTGATACTTCCGGCAAAGAAGGAATGGCTTTACTTCGTGAGATCAGAGCACTGCAGCCGCTTTTACCAGTAGTGTTGATTACGGGTTGGGCCAGTATAGATCTGGCGGTTCAGGGTATGAAGCTAGGTGCAAATGATTTTATTAATAAACCATGGAACAATGAACACCTGCTGCAATCGATAAAAACGCTGATCAGTTTAAAGGACCAGGAAGCACAGCATCAAGTGCAAAGCCATCCAATAAGCAGGAAGCGGTTAGACAAAGATTACGATTTTCAGTCGATCGTTGCCGCAGATCAGCAAATGCTGGAGCTTTTGGAGATTGCTGGCAGGGTAGCTGAAACAGATGCTTCTGTACTGATTACGGGTGAAAGTGGTACCGGCAAAGAATTGATCGCGGAAGCCCTCCATCAAAATAGCCTGCGTAAAAACAGGGCATTTATTAAAGTGAATTTGGGTGGTATTTCTACTTCTTTGTTTGAAAGTGAGATGTTCGGGCATGTGAGGGGTGCTTTTACAGATGCGAGAAATGACAGGATCGGTCGCTTTGAAATGGCCAATAAGGGAACGATATTTTTAGATGAAATTGGAGATTTGGATGCCAGTAGTCAGGTGAAACTGCTGCGGGTATTACAGGATCGGAGCTATGAGGTGTTAGGAAGCAGTCGCACTAAAATGGTAGACGTCCGTGTAATTTGTGCCACCAATAAGAATCTGGCAGAGATGGTACAAAAGGGGACTTTCAGAGAAGACCTATTGTACCGCATCAACCTCATTACCTTAAAGCTTCCGCCTTTAAGAGACAGAGCCAAAGATATACCATTGCTGTTGACTTTCATGATGGACAAGCTAAGGCAGCTGTACAACAGGCCAGATCTTCAGGTGAGTCCAGTGGCAATAAAATGGCTGCAGAAATTACCGTTACCGGGAAATATCCGCCAGCTGAAAAATATGGTGGAAAGATCGGTTTTGGTGAGTAGAACAAACCTTTTAGAGATTGCAGATTTTAGCAGTCAGCTGGAACAACCACCGATAGTACAGGTGTCAAAGCTCCCGGATGTGGGTGCCATGACTTTGGAAGAAACGGAAATTTTAATGATCAAACGTGCGTTAGCGTTTCACCAAAACCGCATTTCTAAAGCAGCATTGGCTTTAGGAATTACCAGAAGCGCCTTATACCGCAGACTGGAAAAATTTAACATTCCTTACGATGAGCGTAATTCCAACGATGAGACTTCGGACTAA
- a CDS encoding ABC transporter permease: MLKHLFKLIWNKKRENFLLISEILISFMVIFAVFTLLVYNYQIYKIPNGFDDESVWSVDLGGLKVSKHKDSVGLVQEGLRTMLKGEPGIKSITFASGNVPFSDTYINTTIRYKGKEQVTEIFNVEDTYKDVLRVSMINGRWFEAQDNAAAVLPVVLNEAAKLKLFGNTTAIGKIIDKENKQLKIIGVVQNLKDKSDFKAAEPAIYTRIDTGNINWMNKMLIRVAPGMGAAFEGKVYKAISSQIKSTNLEIKDLSDMKAEKNKEITVPIVIFFIVAGFLIVNVALGIFGVLWYNINKRRAEIGLRRAIGATAGSVSGQLVGEALVIATFSLIIGSFFAVQFPLLDVFDLPASVYLLAQFFAILFIYLLVIICALYPGRQAASIYPAVALHEE; encoded by the coding sequence ATGTTAAAGCACTTATTCAAATTGATCTGGAATAAAAAGAGAGAGAATTTCCTGCTCATTTCAGAGATCCTGATTTCCTTTATGGTCATCTTCGCTGTTTTCACGTTATTGGTTTACAATTACCAAATTTATAAGATCCCAAATGGTTTTGATGATGAATCGGTCTGGTCTGTAGATTTGGGAGGTCTCAAAGTGAGTAAACATAAAGACTCTGTGGGGCTGGTTCAGGAAGGTTTAAGAACGATGCTGAAAGGGGAACCCGGGATAAAGTCAATAACTTTTGCTAGCGGGAATGTCCCTTTTTCAGACACCTATATCAACACGACAATTCGATATAAAGGTAAAGAACAGGTAACCGAAATTTTTAATGTGGAGGATACTTATAAGGATGTCCTTCGGGTCAGCATGATCAATGGAAGATGGTTTGAGGCCCAAGATAATGCTGCTGCTGTATTACCAGTGGTGTTGAACGAAGCGGCAAAACTCAAATTATTTGGCAATACCACCGCTATTGGGAAAATAATTGATAAAGAAAATAAGCAGCTAAAAATAATCGGCGTAGTTCAGAACCTGAAAGATAAAAGTGATTTTAAGGCCGCAGAGCCAGCAATTTATACTCGTATTGATACCGGAAATATCAATTGGATGAATAAAATGCTGATCCGGGTGGCACCAGGAATGGGGGCTGCGTTTGAAGGGAAAGTTTACAAAGCCATTTCCTCACAGATAAAAAGCACCAATCTGGAGATCAAAGATCTATCGGATATGAAAGCGGAAAAAAATAAAGAGATTACCGTTCCAATCGTGATATTTTTCATTGTGGCGGGCTTTTTAATCGTCAATGTGGCGCTGGGGATTTTTGGCGTACTTTGGTACAATATCAATAAGAGAAGGGCAGAAATTGGATTGAGAAGGGCAATTGGAGCAACTGCTGGTTCCGTTTCCGGACAATTGGTAGGCGAAGCCCTAGTAATTGCCACCTTTTCTTTAATCATCGGCTCTTTCTTTGCAGTACAATTTCCGCTGCTGGATGTTTTTGATTTACCAGCTTCCGTTTATCTGCTGGCACAGTTTTTTGCCATTCTATTTATTTACCTGCTGGTCATTATTTGTGCTTTATATCCGGGTAGACAGGCGGCGTCAATTTATCCTGCTGTTGCTTTACATGAAGAATAA
- a CDS encoding ABC transporter permease — protein sequence MYKNYFKIAIAVLKRRKFFTFISLFGISLTLTTLIVLAAFMEAMISPNYPDVNRSRELFIKSLKLESLKGDYSMSGSVSFYFINDFVAKMKTPEKIAIHSYRNTTNAYPNDRKLELDLMYIDVNFWEIYQFKFLEGKPFNEEELKNAAQVAVISKSMSNQYFGEDVSAIGKYLEVNNEKYKVIGVVKTVPSTVTYVHSDVYLPYTLAKSGMKGTSLMGNYLVTLLAKSAADLPAIQAEYQQLLKKVPHNEKGQDILTGYADNYLDSFTRNNFGVVQGSGTDRLYLLIGIIVFLFLLLPTINLMNINVSRIMERSSEIGVRKAFGASSRTLVGQFLVENMILTVLGSIIGLLLSVVVIQVLNSSGVIANMDMQINFRVLCYSMLACLVFGLMSGVYPAWRMSKLNVVTALKANN from the coding sequence ATGTATAAAAATTACTTTAAAATTGCCATTGCGGTATTGAAAAGAAGGAAATTTTTCACCTTCATCAGTTTGTTTGGCATTAGCCTGACCCTGACTACCCTGATTGTGCTGGCTGCTTTTATGGAGGCCATGATCAGCCCAAATTACCCGGATGTAAATCGTTCTAGAGAATTATTTATCAAGTCTTTGAAATTGGAGTCACTTAAAGGGGACTACTCTATGTCAGGCTCAGTTAGTTTCTATTTTATCAACGATTTCGTGGCTAAGATGAAAACACCGGAGAAGATCGCGATACACTCTTACCGCAATACGACCAATGCTTATCCGAACGATAGGAAACTAGAATTAGACCTGATGTATATTGATGTGAACTTTTGGGAGATTTATCAATTCAAATTTCTGGAAGGTAAACCTTTTAATGAGGAGGAACTGAAGAACGCTGCGCAGGTGGCTGTGATTTCCAAGTCCATGAGTAACCAGTATTTTGGAGAAGATGTGTCTGCGATAGGAAAATACCTGGAGGTCAACAATGAAAAATATAAGGTGATCGGTGTCGTTAAAACTGTTCCTTCTACGGTTACTTATGTGCATTCTGATGTTTACCTTCCTTATACACTGGCCAAATCTGGCATGAAAGGGACAAGTTTGATGGGGAACTACCTGGTGACTTTACTGGCCAAATCGGCCGCTGACCTGCCTGCGATTCAAGCGGAGTATCAGCAACTGCTGAAAAAAGTGCCGCACAATGAAAAGGGACAGGATATATTAACCGGTTATGCGGATAATTATCTGGATAGCTTCACTAGAAATAATTTTGGGGTTGTTCAAGGGTCGGGAACAGATAGGCTTTATCTTTTAATAGGAATTATTGTCTTTCTATTTCTATTGCTGCCTACGATCAACCTGATGAATATCAATGTCAGTAGAATTATGGAGCGCTCTTCAGAGATTGGGGTTAGAAAAGCTTTTGGTGCGTCCAGCAGAACGTTGGTCGGGCAATTTCTTGTAGAGAACATGATCCTGACGGTTTTGGGATCCATTATCGGCCTGCTACTGTCCGTAGTGGTGATCCAGGTACTGAATTCCAGTGGCGTTATTGCCAATATGGATATGCAAATTAACTTCCGGGTATTGTGTTACAGCATGCTCGCCTGTCTGGTATTCGGCCTGATGTCTGGTGTTTACCCTGCCTGGAGAATGTCTAAATTAAATGTTGTTACTGCTTTAAAAGCCAATAATTAA
- a CDS encoding ABC transporter ATP-binding protein: MIQLKNIEKVYRTDTVETQALNNINLKVDKGEFLSIMGPSGCGKSTLLNLMGLLDAPSKGDILIDNQQTLSLNDRKLANFRNNKIGFIFQSYHLINDLQVVDNVELPLLYRNSSAKERRMLAIAALEKVGLSNRIHHFPTQLSGGQKQRVAIARAIVGRPEIILADEPTGNLDSAMGNEIMNILLELNRVDGTTIVMVTHDPNMAQRTHRLLRLFDGSQVQ, encoded by the coding sequence ATGATACAATTAAAAAACATTGAAAAGGTATACCGTACAGATACTGTAGAAACGCAGGCTTTAAACAACATTAACCTTAAGGTGGATAAGGGAGAGTTCTTATCCATTATGGGGCCATCAGGCTGCGGGAAAAGTACTTTACTCAACCTGATGGGGCTTTTAGATGCCCCTTCAAAAGGAGATATACTAATAGATAATCAGCAAACTTTATCCTTAAACGATCGTAAGCTGGCGAATTTTAGGAACAACAAGATTGGCTTTATTTTCCAGAGTTACCATTTGATCAATGACCTGCAGGTGGTGGATAATGTGGAACTGCCTTTATTGTACCGCAATTCAAGTGCTAAAGAAAGAAGAATGCTGGCCATTGCGGCATTGGAAAAGGTGGGGCTCAGTAATCGGATCCATCATTTTCCAACACAATTGTCTGGTGGACAAAAGCAGCGGGTAGCCATTGCCAGAGCAATTGTGGGTAGGCCGGAAATTATTCTTGCCGATGAACCTACCGGAAACCTGGACAGTGCCATGGGTAATGAGATCATGAACATTCTTTTAGAATTGAATCGGGTAGATGGAACTACCATTGTAATGGTGACGCATGATCCGAATATGGCACAGCGTACACATCGCTTATTGCGTTTATTTGATGGTTCACAAGTACAATAA